A single Notoacmeibacter ruber DNA region contains:
- a CDS encoding isoprenyl transferase — MCPCNGPREGSQSMVTARHVAIIMDGNGRWATARGLPRSAGHRAGVEALRRTVRAAGDIGVEVLTVYAFSSENWSRPKSEVSDLLGLFRHFVERDLRKLHEAGVRVRMIGNRSTLAGDILTLILKAEQLTADNGKLQLNIAFNYGSRDEVARVAQQLAAEVAAGHLAVDDISEDAISSRLDTAGQPPLDLLIRTGGDRRLSNFLMWQASYAELVFTDTHWPDFGFDDLVAAVSEFSGRERRYGGLDAVKSATG; from the coding sequence ATCTGTCCGTGTAATGGACCGAGGGAGGGGAGCCAGTCGATGGTAACCGCGCGTCATGTGGCGATCATCATGGACGGCAATGGACGCTGGGCCACGGCTCGCGGCTTGCCGCGATCTGCCGGACACCGCGCGGGTGTGGAGGCTCTTCGGCGTACGGTCCGTGCGGCTGGCGATATCGGCGTCGAGGTCCTTACGGTGTACGCCTTCTCGTCCGAGAACTGGTCTCGCCCCAAATCGGAAGTCAGTGACCTGCTAGGTTTGTTCCGCCATTTCGTGGAGCGCGATCTGCGCAAGCTCCATGAGGCGGGGGTTCGCGTCAGAATGATCGGCAATCGGAGCACGCTCGCCGGCGATATTCTAACTCTGATCCTCAAAGCCGAGCAACTGACCGCTGATAATGGCAAACTCCAACTCAATATCGCCTTCAATTATGGTTCGCGCGACGAAGTCGCCCGGGTCGCGCAGCAGCTCGCGGCAGAGGTCGCTGCCGGACATCTTGCGGTCGATGATATCTCTGAAGACGCCATTTCCTCGCGTCTCGATACAGCGGGACAGCCGCCTCTCGACCTGTTGATTCGTACGGGTGGAGACAGGCGCTTGTCGAATTTCCTGATGTGGCAGGCCTCTTACGCCGAACTGGTCTTCACGGACACGCACTGGCCCGACTTCGGATTCGATGACCTCGTGGCTGCGGTTTCCGAGTTTTCGGGCCGGGAGCGACGCTATGGCGGACTCGATGCCGTGAAATCGGCGACGGGCTAG
- the frr gene encoding ribosome recycling factor: protein MADAIDLSDIQRRMDGAVQAFKSDLASLRTGRASANLLDPITVEAYGSQMPLNQVANVTVPESRMIAVNVWDKSMVGSIDRAIRESNLGFNPIVDGQTLRIPLPELNEQRRKELVKIAHDYAEKARVAVRHVRRDGMDVIKKAEKASEIGQDDSHALSDKVQKYTDDTISRIDALVAEKEQEIMQV from the coding sequence ATGGCAGACGCCATAGACCTTTCCGATATTCAGCGCCGTATGGACGGCGCCGTTCAGGCCTTCAAAAGCGATCTTGCGTCGCTTCGCACCGGTCGCGCCTCGGCCAATCTTCTCGACCCCATCACCGTCGAAGCCTATGGCTCGCAGATGCCGCTCAACCAAGTCGCCAACGTCACCGTCCCCGAGTCGCGCATGATCGCGGTCAATGTCTGGGACAAGTCGATGGTCGGTTCGATCGACAGGGCGATCCGTGAGAGCAATCTCGGCTTCAATCCGATTGTCGACGGCCAGACGTTGCGTATCCCGCTACCGGAACTGAACGAGCAGCGCCGCAAGGAATTGGTGAAAATCGCCCACGATTATGCCGAAAAGGCACGTGTCGCCGTACGTCACGTTCGGCGTGATGGCATGGACGTTATCAAGAAAGCGGAAAAGGCCAGCGAGATCGGCCAGGATGACAGCCACGCGCTTTCCGATAAGGTGCAGAAGTACACGGACGACACGATCAGCCGGATCGACGCTCTTGTCGCAGAGAAAGAGCAGGAGATCATGCAGGTCTGA
- the pyrH gene encoding UMP kinase yields MADAPRYKRILLKASGEALMGQKAFGIDQDICKRLAEDVRTVWEQGVSVGIVIGGGNIFRGVQVANTGGDRVTGDHMGMLATVMNALALRTALRQAGVDCVVLSALAMEEICDSFTQRSTMAHLEAGRVVIFAAGTGNPFFTTDTAAALRAAEIGADVLLKATQVDGIYSADPQKNPDAERFDVISHENVLARGLRVMDTAAVAVARDSHIPIIVYSLLQEGGLAGVLSGEGRHTLVPAD; encoded by the coding sequence ATGGCCGACGCGCCCCGCTACAAACGTATCCTCCTCAAGGCATCGGGCGAGGCGCTCATGGGGCAGAAGGCGTTCGGGATCGATCAGGATATCTGCAAGCGGCTTGCCGAGGATGTCCGCACCGTTTGGGAGCAGGGCGTCTCGGTCGGCATTGTCATCGGTGGCGGCAATATCTTCCGTGGCGTGCAGGTCGCCAATACCGGGGGCGATCGTGTTACCGGCGATCATATGGGTATGCTGGCGACCGTCATGAACGCGCTGGCCCTGCGGACCGCGCTGCGCCAGGCCGGTGTCGATTGCGTTGTGCTGTCGGCTCTTGCGATGGAAGAGATCTGCGACAGCTTCACGCAACGATCGACCATGGCGCATCTCGAAGCGGGACGTGTCGTGATCTTCGCGGCAGGCACAGGCAACCCGTTCTTCACCACCGATACGGCAGCGGCGCTTCGCGCGGCGGAAATCGGCGCCGATGTCCTGCTCAAGGCGACACAGGTGGATGGTATTTATTCGGCTGATCCGCAAAAGAATCCGGATGCCGAACGGTTTGACGTGATCTCTCACGAGAACGTGCTCGCACGCGGATTGCGCGTTATGGATACGGCCGCTGTCGCGGTGGCGCGCGATTCGCACATACCCATCATCGTTTACTCGCTCCTGCAGGAAGGCGGCCTAGCCGGCGTGCTTTCGGGCGAGGGGCGACATACTCTGGTGCCGGCGGACTAG
- the tsf gene encoding translation elongation factor Ts → MSFTAADVKALRDQTGAGMMDCKKALQENDGDMEAAIDWLRAKGIAKADKKAGRTAAEGLIGIAAAANSAVVVEVNCETDFAARNEAFQDIVRNVAQTALGTDGSVDAVANAAYPGGEKNVKDTIAEAVGSIGENMTVRRSAKLSEENGVVANYVHNAVADNLGKLGVLVALKTSGDKEKAAAFARQVAMHVAAVNPVALTPDDIPADVAEREKSIFIEQARESGKPDNIIEKMVEGRMRKFYQESALIKQAFVMNPDVTVEQALKDAGLGDDAQITGFVRFLVGEGIEKEADDFAAEVAAAAGK, encoded by the coding sequence ATGAGCTTTACTGCTGCTGACGTGAAAGCGCTGCGCGACCAGACCGGCGCTGGCATGATGGACTGCAAGAAGGCGCTGCAGGAAAATGATGGCGACATGGAAGCCGCTATCGACTGGCTGCGCGCAAAGGGTATCGCGAAGGCCGATAAAAAGGCCGGACGCACCGCTGCCGAAGGTTTGATCGGCATTGCCGCCGCCGCCAACAGCGCGGTGGTCGTCGAGGTCAACTGCGAAACCGACTTCGCTGCCCGCAACGAAGCCTTCCAGGACATCGTTCGCAATGTTGCGCAGACCGCACTCGGCACGGACGGTTCCGTCGACGCCGTCGCCAATGCCGCCTATCCGGGCGGCGAGAAGAACGTGAAGGACACGATCGCCGAGGCCGTCGGTTCGATCGGTGAGAACATGACCGTTCGCCGTTCTGCCAAGCTGAGCGAAGAAAACGGTGTGGTCGCCAACTACGTGCACAACGCCGTTGCCGACAATCTTGGCAAGCTCGGCGTGCTCGTTGCGCTGAAGACGTCGGGCGACAAGGAAAAGGCCGCGGCCTTTGCCCGCCAGGTCGCGATGCATGTGGCTGCCGTCAATCCGGTGGCGCTGACGCCTGACGATATTCCCGCCGACGTTGCGGAGCGCGAGAAGTCGATTTTCATCGAGCAGGCCCGCGAATCCGGCAAGCCGGACAACATCATCGAAAAGATGGTGGAAGGTCGCATGCGCAAATTCTATCAGGAATCGGCGCTGATCAAGCAGGCCTTCGTCATGAACCCGGACGTCACGGTCGAGCAGGCGCTCAAGGATGCGGGTCTCGGCGACGACGCCCAGATCACCGGTTTCGTCCGCTTTCTGGTGGGTGAAGGCATCGAGAAGGAAGCCGATGATTTCGCTGCCGAAGTGGCTGCGGCTGCCGGCAAGTAA
- the rpsB gene encoding 30S ribosomal protein S2 — MALPDFSMRQLLEAGAHFGHQTHRWNPKMAPYIFGARNNIHIIDLSQTVPLLHQALKVVSDTVAGGGRVLFVGTKRQASELIADSAKRSAQYYVNSRWLGGMMTNWKTISNSINRLRNLENLLEGEDQGYTKKERLNLERERDKLDRALGGIKDMGSIPDLMFVVDTNKEAIAIQEAKRLGIPVVALVDSNCDPAVVDYPIPANDDAARAIALFADLIAKAAIDGIARQQGSMGVDIGESAEPAAEETLEAPVPGVEGAENVNTAAPGLDSDVAGKSAPLDTDALKGNA; from the coding sequence ATGGCTCTGCCTGACTTCTCCATGCGTCAGCTTTTGGAAGCTGGTGCGCACTTCGGACACCAGACACACCGCTGGAATCCGAAAATGGCGCCTTACATCTTCGGCGCACGTAACAACATTCACATTATCGATCTTTCCCAGACGGTGCCGCTGCTGCACCAGGCGCTCAAGGTCGTGTCCGACACGGTCGCCGGCGGTGGTCGCGTGCTCTTCGTCGGTACCAAGCGTCAGGCGTCGGAACTGATCGCCGATTCCGCCAAGCGCTCGGCCCAGTACTACGTCAATTCGCGCTGGCTCGGCGGCATGATGACGAACTGGAAGACCATTTCCAATTCGATCAACCGTCTGCGCAATCTGGAGAACCTTCTTGAAGGTGAAGATCAGGGCTACACGAAGAAAGAGCGTCTGAATCTCGAGCGCGAACGTGACAAGCTTGACCGCGCCCTCGGCGGCATCAAGGATATGGGCTCGATCCCGGATCTGATGTTTGTCGTGGACACCAACAAGGAAGCGATCGCCATTCAGGAAGCCAAGCGCCTTGGCATCCCGGTCGTCGCGCTGGTCGATTCGAACTGCGATCCGGCAGTGGTCGATTATCCGATCCCGGCCAATGACGACGCGGCCCGCGCCATTGCGCTCTTTGCCGATCTGATCGCCAAGGCTGCGATTGATGGTATCGCCCGTCAGCAGGGCTCGATGGGCGTCGATATCGGCGAATCCGCCGAACCGGCTGCCGAAGAGACCCTGGAAGCGCCGGTCCCCGGTGTTGAGGGTGCGGAGAACGTCAACACCGCAGCGCCGGGCCTCGACAGCGACGTCGCCGGCAAGAGCGCACCGCTCGATACCGATGCGCTTAAGGGCAACGCCTGA
- a CDS encoding DUF2336 domain-containing protein: MIVQHFLKWLETAKVDQRAQAANALARAWLKSGLDFDERANAEAALTLLLDDPSPKVRQALADVFCAVRGAPPQIVAALAADQPDVAGNVLLRSPLLSDADLIERVRDGDARTQAIIARRAPLSSVVCATLSELGDRNACLALVKNSAARPAGHSLRRVAERFGQVGAVREALFARSDLPGDVRHLLLVKVGEVLTESPLLQRLMGPMRATRVLREACHRASVELVTKTPKADYPALAEHFRLRGDLTEHFLIRLAAHGRLGFLSAVLRNLIGDEKLRVDAILARGRRNALAALLRKAGLSEPGSNVIINALRLWREVADGRSSLGVQEVCYRIMKSLEAEREGLPTPGNDDILAMIRAMHLDELRRNARSHALSITKAA; this comes from the coding sequence ATGATCGTACAGCATTTTCTCAAATGGCTCGAAACTGCGAAAGTCGATCAGCGCGCCCAGGCGGCCAACGCTCTGGCCCGAGCCTGGCTGAAATCCGGTCTCGATTTCGACGAACGCGCCAATGCGGAAGCGGCGCTGACCCTTCTGCTGGATGATCCAAGCCCGAAGGTCCGTCAGGCGCTGGCCGACGTTTTCTGTGCGGTGCGTGGCGCGCCGCCACAGATCGTCGCGGCGCTGGCGGCCGACCAGCCGGATGTGGCCGGCAACGTGCTTTTGCGCTCTCCTCTGCTATCTGACGCCGACCTGATCGAACGCGTTCGTGATGGGGACGCGCGGACGCAGGCCATCATAGCCCGGCGCGCGCCACTGTCTTCGGTCGTCTGCGCGACGCTCTCCGAACTCGGCGATCGCAATGCCTGTCTGGCTCTCGTGAAAAACAGCGCCGCCAGACCCGCCGGTCATTCATTGCGCCGCGTGGCGGAGCGTTTCGGGCAGGTCGGGGCGGTGCGTGAGGCTCTTTTCGCCCGCAGCGACCTGCCGGGTGACGTCCGTCATCTCCTTCTGGTCAAGGTCGGCGAGGTGCTGACGGAATCGCCGCTTCTTCAACGCCTGATGGGACCGATGCGGGCGACACGGGTGCTGCGGGAAGCGTGCCACCGCGCGTCCGTTGAACTGGTGACGAAGACGCCGAAGGCCGACTATCCGGCACTCGCGGAACATTTTCGGCTGCGCGGCGACCTGACCGAACACTTTCTGATCCGGCTTGCGGCGCATGGGCGGCTCGGTTTTCTGTCGGCGGTTCTGCGCAATCTCATTGGCGACGAGAAATTACGCGTGGATGCGATTCTCGCGCGCGGCCGTCGCAATGCGCTGGCGGCCCTTCTGCGCAAGGCTGGGCTGTCTGAGCCGGGCTCCAATGTGATTATCAATGCCCTGCGGCTCTGGCGCGAAGTTGCGGACGGGCGCAGTTCCCTCGGGGTACAGGAAGTTTGCTATCGCATCATGAAGTCGTTGGAAGCAGAGCGTGAAGGTCTGCCGACGCCCGGAAATGACGACATTCTGGCTATGATCCGCGCAATGCACCTGGATGAATTGCGCCGCAATGCCAGAAGCCACGCGCTCTCGATCACGAAAGCGGCTTGA
- a CDS encoding flavin reductase family protein, which produces MFYRVEDGHGLPHDPFKALVSPRPIGWISTRDSNGRDNLSPYSFFMAISAAPPIVMFSSVGIKDAARAAKESGEFVVNIATHDLAEAMNRSSAAAPTDVSEFDIAGLTRGQCEVVSAPRVAEAAAAMECKLISVETVIDMDGNETDNHLVKGQVVGVHIADGAIRDGRFDVTQARLLARLGYMDYLSTDAVFEMYRPKWPFTND; this is translated from the coding sequence GTGTTTTACCGTGTCGAAGACGGCCACGGGTTGCCGCACGATCCCTTCAAGGCGCTGGTTTCGCCGCGACCGATAGGCTGGATCTCGACACGCGATTCCAATGGCCGCGACAATTTGTCGCCTTACTCCTTCTTCATGGCCATCTCCGCCGCTCCACCGATCGTGATGTTCTCGTCCGTCGGTATCAAGGATGCAGCGCGTGCCGCAAAGGAAAGCGGCGAGTTTGTCGTCAATATCGCCACGCACGATCTGGCCGAGGCGATGAACCGCTCATCCGCAGCGGCCCCGACCGATGTGTCGGAGTTCGATATAGCCGGTCTAACGCGGGGCCAATGCGAGGTCGTTTCGGCGCCGCGGGTCGCTGAAGCCGCAGCCGCCATGGAATGCAAGCTGATCAGTGTCGAGACCGTGATCGATATGGACGGCAATGAGACGGACAATCACCTCGTAAAGGGGCAGGTCGTCGGTGTTCACATTGCCGATGGGGCCATCCGCGACGGCCGGTTCGACGTGACTCAGGCGCGCCTGCTCGCCCGGCTCGGCTATATGGACTACCTTTCCACCGACGCGGTTTTCGAGATGTACCGGCCGAAATGGCCCTTTACCAACGACTGA
- a CDS encoding nitroreductase family protein produces MTDQALQQHLSTRRSPPIASLGGEVPDGDIRSMLELASRVPDHGMLVPFRFILYRGDSRTVVGQRLADRLQERDGPLSDAARQKEEERFSRAPLVVGVVFVPKDNGPKPIPEWEQFLCSGAVAMNLLHAASALGYRANWITNWYSDDAEARTLLGLKPEERVAGFVHIGRTDINLPDRERPRVEDLMTDYSPDGKG; encoded by the coding sequence ATGACCGATCAGGCCCTGCAACAGCATCTTTCGACACGCCGCTCACCCCCCATCGCGTCCCTTGGAGGGGAGGTGCCGGATGGGGATATTCGCAGCATGCTCGAACTCGCCTCTCGCGTGCCGGATCACGGGATGCTGGTGCCGTTCCGTTTTATTCTATATCGCGGCGATAGCCGAACGGTCGTCGGACAGCGGCTGGCCGACCGTCTTCAGGAGCGGGACGGCCCTCTCTCCGATGCGGCTCGGCAGAAGGAAGAGGAGCGTTTTTCGCGCGCTCCGCTCGTCGTGGGCGTGGTCTTCGTGCCGAAGGATAACGGCCCGAAGCCGATTCCCGAATGGGAGCAGTTCCTCTGTTCCGGGGCCGTTGCGATGAATCTGCTTCATGCGGCATCGGCGCTCGGCTATCGGGCGAACTGGATCACCAACTGGTATTCCGATGACGCCGAGGCGCGGACTCTGCTTGGCCTGAAGCCAGAGGAGCGTGTTGCCGGCTTCGTTCACATCGGACGCACGGATATCAACCTTCCGGACAGAGAGCGGCCGCGCGTCGAAGACCTGATGACCGACTATTCGCCGGACGGTAAGGGCTAA
- a CDS encoding ion channel — protein MSVSKSSRKPAIRPFLNRLYEGETPGAKRFRWALLAFDIVTIGYFIVTAFGPISTGMVVLDTFIGVVLLADFVARVIISKPLWRFLLSPVTWADIIVLLSLLAPLLIGPNFAFLRVLRALRIIRSFRIAHELRRITGDMPVNTRVVVAATNLMAFIFVVTSIVWVLEHERNPALDNYMDALYFTITTLTTTGYGDIVLSDRLGRFITIIIMVFGVGFFLNLLQAIYRPNKVEVPCPQCGLRLHDSDASHCKHCGHIMNIETEGSV, from the coding sequence ATGAGCGTCTCGAAATCTTCTCGCAAGCCGGCTATTCGCCCCTTCCTCAATCGCCTTTATGAAGGCGAGACACCCGGCGCGAAGCGATTTCGCTGGGCGCTTCTGGCCTTCGACATTGTCACCATCGGTTATTTCATCGTCACAGCCTTCGGCCCGATCAGCACCGGCATGGTGGTTCTAGACACCTTCATCGGCGTGGTGCTTCTTGCCGATTTCGTGGCCCGGGTCATCATCAGCAAGCCACTTTGGCGTTTCCTCCTATCGCCGGTGACCTGGGCGGATATCATCGTGCTTCTGTCGCTTCTGGCCCCTCTTCTCATCGGGCCCAACTTCGCCTTCCTGCGGGTCCTACGCGCACTGAGGATCATTCGTTCATTCCGGATCGCGCACGAATTGCGACGGATCACCGGTGATATGCCTGTCAACACCCGCGTGGTGGTTGCTGCCACCAATCTCATGGCGTTCATTTTTGTCGTGACCAGCATCGTCTGGGTGCTCGAGCACGAGCGCAATCCAGCGCTCGATAATTATATGGATGCGCTGTACTTCACCATCACCACCCTGACGACGACCGGCTATGGCGACATCGTTCTGTCGGATCGGCTGGGACGTTTCATCACCATCATCATCATGGTGTTTGGCGTGGGCTTCTTTCTCAACCTGCTGCAGGCGATCTACCGCCCGAACAAGGTCGAGGTGCCCTGCCCCCAATGCGGTCTGCGTCTGCACGATTCTGATGCCAGCCATTGCAAGCATTGCGGTCACATCATGAATATCGAGACCGAAGGCAGCGTCTGA
- the thrS gene encoding threonine--tRNA ligase → MASSISLTFPDGSVRDYPTGTTGKDVADSISKSLSKKSVAIALDGELRDIADPVSDGAIEIVTRDDPRALELIRHDAAHVMAEAVQELWPGTQVTIGPVIENGFYYDFAREEPFTPDDLPVIEKKMREIIARNKPFAKEVWDREKAKQVFDEKGEAYKVELVDAIPADQDVKIYSQGEWFDLCRGPHMDSTGRVGDAFKLMRVAGAYWRGDANNPMLTRIYGTAWADKKQLDAYLHMLEEAEKRDHRRLGREMDLFHFQEEGPGVVFWHSKGWRMFQSLISYMRRRLDSEGYEEVNAPQILDKSLWETSGHWGWYQENMFAVKSAHALTNPKDEEADHRVFAIKPMNCPGHVQIFKHGLKSYRDLPIRMAEFGNVHRYEPSGALHGLMRVRGFTQDDAHIFCTEEQLADECMMINDLILSTYKDFGFEEITVLLSTRPEKRVGDDASWDHAEAVMGDVLERIAASSDRIKTGINPGEGAFYGPKFEYVLKDAIGRSWQCGTTQVDFNLPERFGAFYIDKDGEKKQPVMIHRAICGSMERFLGILIENYAGHMPLWFAPLQVVVATITSDADSYAGEVAAKLKAAGLLVDTDLRNEKINYKVREHSLAKVPVILVCGKREAEEGTVNMRRLGSRDQSSMTVEEAIAQLSAEAKAPDMATN, encoded by the coding sequence ATGGCTTCTTCCATTTCTCTGACATTTCCCGATGGCTCCGTTCGCGACTATCCGACCGGCACGACCGGCAAGGATGTCGCTGATTCCATCTCCAAATCGCTTTCCAAAAAGTCTGTCGCGATCGCGCTTGATGGCGAGCTACGCGATATCGCCGATCCTGTTTCTGATGGCGCCATCGAGATCGTCACGCGCGACGATCCGCGCGCGCTCGAACTGATCCGGCACGACGCCGCTCACGTCATGGCAGAGGCCGTGCAGGAGCTATGGCCGGGTACACAGGTGACGATCGGCCCGGTTATCGAAAACGGTTTCTATTACGATTTCGCCCGCGAAGAGCCGTTCACCCCCGATGATCTGCCGGTGATCGAAAAGAAGATGCGGGAGATCATCGCGCGCAACAAACCTTTTGCGAAAGAGGTATGGGACCGGGAAAAGGCCAAGCAGGTCTTCGATGAAAAGGGCGAGGCCTACAAGGTCGAACTGGTCGATGCGATCCCGGCCGATCAGGACGTGAAGATCTACTCGCAGGGTGAATGGTTCGATTTGTGCCGTGGGCCGCATATGGATTCGACCGGTCGGGTGGGCGATGCCTTCAAGCTGATGCGGGTCGCCGGCGCATACTGGCGCGGCGATGCCAACAACCCGATGCTGACACGTATTTACGGGACGGCCTGGGCCGACAAGAAGCAGCTCGACGCCTATCTCCACATGCTGGAAGAAGCCGAAAAGCGGGACCATCGCCGGCTTGGCCGTGAAATGGATCTCTTCCATTTCCAGGAAGAGGGCCCGGGTGTCGTCTTCTGGCATTCCAAGGGCTGGCGGATGTTCCAGTCACTGATCTCCTATATGCGCCGCCGCCTTGATAGCGAGGGGTATGAAGAGGTCAACGCGCCGCAGATTCTCGACAAGTCGCTATGGGAAACGTCGGGCCACTGGGGGTGGTATCAGGAGAACATGTTCGCGGTGAAGAGTGCGCACGCTCTCACCAATCCGAAGGATGAGGAGGCCGATCACCGGGTCTTCGCCATCAAGCCGATGAACTGCCCCGGCCATGTTCAGATCTTCAAGCATGGCTTGAAGTCTTACCGTGATCTTCCCATTCGTATGGCAGAATTCGGCAACGTACATCGGTACGAACCATCCGGCGCGCTGCATGGGCTGATGCGCGTGCGCGGCTTCACCCAGGATGATGCGCATATCTTCTGCACGGAAGAGCAACTTGCCGATGAGTGTATGATGATCAACGACCTCATCCTCTCGACCTACAAGGATTTCGGCTTCGAAGAAATTACGGTTCTACTGTCGACCCGTCCCGAGAAGCGCGTCGGCGACGATGCGAGCTGGGATCATGCCGAAGCGGTCATGGGCGATGTTCTGGAGCGGATCGCCGCATCCAGCGATCGGATCAAGACGGGCATCAACCCAGGCGAGGGCGCGTTTTACGGTCCGAAGTTCGAATATGTGCTGAAAGACGCGATCGGGCGGTCCTGGCAATGCGGGACGACCCAGGTGGATTTCAATCTGCCGGAGCGGTTCGGCGCCTTCTACATCGACAAGGACGGCGAGAAGAAGCAGCCGGTGATGATACACCGCGCGATTTGCGGCTCGATGGAGCGTTTTCTCGGCATTCTGATTGAGAACTATGCCGGACACATGCCGCTCTGGTTCGCTCCGCTTCAGGTGGTTGTGGCAACCATTACGAGCGATGCCGACAGCTATGCTGGCGAAGTCGCGGCAAAGCTCAAGGCGGCGGGCCTTCTCGTGGACACCGATCTTCGCAACGAGAAGATCAACTACAAGGTGCGCGAGCACAGTCTGGCAAAGGTGCCGGTCATACTGGTCTGCGGTAAGAGGGAGGCGGAAGAGGGGACGGTCAATATGCGTCGTCTCGGCAGCCGCGATCAGTCCTCGATGACGGTTGAGGAAGCCATCGCTCAACTTTCGGCGGAGGCGAAGGCGCCGGATATGGCCACGAACTGA
- the yidD gene encoding membrane protein insertion efficiency factor YidD, protein MLTSRNYSGPWRKTPGRLLGTGLVRIYQLTLSGFVGHGCRHLPTCSEYAYEAIARHGLLRGGWLGARRIVKCRPGGTTGYDPVPHNQTSRNAASD, encoded by the coding sequence ATTTTGACCAGCCGCAATTATTCCGGTCCGTGGCGCAAGACGCCGGGCCGTCTGCTGGGGACCGGGCTGGTGCGCATCTACCAGCTTACGCTTTCTGGCTTCGTCGGTCATGGCTGCCGTCACCTTCCAACCTGTTCCGAATACGCCTATGAGGCGATTGCGCGCCATGGCCTGCTACGCGGAGGATGGCTCGGTGCACGTCGCATCGTGAAATGTCGTCCCGGTGGGACAACAGGATACGATCCGGTCCCTCACAATCAGACCAGTCGAAACGCCGCTTCTGATTGA
- a CDS encoding iron-sulfur cluster assembly scaffold protein, which translates to MIDDVYNEKILGFAGNISRTGRLADPEATATAHSKLCGSKVTVDLAMEDGVVSDFAHEVKACALGQASSSIMAQNVVGASADEIREAGEALRAMLKENGAPPEGRFADLKYLQPVRDYKARHASTMLTFDAVIDCLDQIEKKRAEEAA; encoded by the coding sequence ATGATCGACGACGTTTACAACGAGAAAATTCTCGGCTTTGCAGGCAATATCTCTCGGACGGGACGCCTCGCGGATCCAGAGGCGACCGCGACCGCCCATTCCAAGCTCTGTGGCTCCAAGGTCACTGTTGACCTTGCGATGGAGGACGGCGTCGTCAGCGATTTCGCGCATGAGGTGAAAGCCTGCGCGCTTGGACAGGCCTCCTCTTCGATCATGGCACAGAATGTCGTGGGCGCAAGCGCCGATGAAATTCGCGAAGCCGGTGAAGCGCTACGTGCCATGCTCAAAGAGAACGGCGCGCCGCCAGAAGGGCGCTTCGCTGATCTGAAATATCTTCAACCTGTTCGTGATTACAAAGCGCGTCATGCGTCGACGATGTTGACCTTCGATGCCGTGATCGACTGTCTCGACCAGATCGAGAAGAAGCGCGCCGAGGAAGCGGCCTAA
- the folE gene encoding GTP cyclohydrolase I FolE: MDATIHKFLDKSDKNERPTRSEAEEAVRTLLRYIGEDETREGLQDTPSRVVRAYEEMFAGYEQDPEQILGRTFEEVAGYKDIVLIRDIAFHSHCEHHMVPIHGKAHIAYLPDGKVLGLSKVARLVDVFAHRLQTQEAMTAQIADQIQSVLQPLGVAIMIEAEHMCMVMRGIRREGSDTVTTAFTGIFSDEASERARFFDLIRTGSGRRS, encoded by the coding sequence ATGGACGCCACCATCCATAAATTCCTCGACAAGAGCGACAAGAATGAACGCCCGACGCGTTCCGAGGCGGAAGAAGCGGTGCGGACCCTGCTTCGCTATATCGGCGAAGATGAGACACGCGAAGGGCTTCAGGATACGCCATCGCGTGTGGTGCGCGCCTATGAGGAGATGTTCGCCGGCTATGAGCAGGACCCCGAACAGATTCTTGGGCGCACCTTCGAGGAGGTTGCCGGCTACAAGGATATCGTCCTGATCCGCGATATCGCCTTCCACTCGCATTGCGAGCACCACATGGTGCCGATCCATGGCAAGGCCCACATCGCTTATCTGCCCGACGGTAAGGTGCTTGGCCTTTCCAAGGTCGCCCGACTGGTCGACGTCTTCGCCCATCGCCTCCAGACCCAGGAGGCCATGACCGCCCAGATCGCCGATCAGATCCAGTCCGTGCTGCAACCTCTTGGCGTCGCGATCATGATCGAAGCGGAACATATGTGCATGGTGATGCGCGGTATCCGCCGCGAGGGGTCAGATACTGTGACGACTGCATTCACGGGGATTTTCTCCGACGAGGCCTCCGAACGCGCCCGCTTCTTCGATCTGATAAGAACCGGTTCGGGACGACGCTCGTAA